One genomic region from Conexibacter woesei DSM 14684 encodes:
- a CDS encoding ABC transporter substrate-binding protein, translating to MAGAQDDRAREALEIAGRKLRRGEISRRDFARLTSMLGIVAVAPTALAACGSKATTGGGGTTASAGGGGGGKDSLRFLVGESFWANWHPYNHTAQIGFKIQRNLFDRLVEVQPDMSLKPGLAESWRQIDARTWEFKLREGVTFHEGQELTAEDVKASVQLASGFDGDKKQPLAMAATWGVPHKGEVVDRLTVRLTGEKPFGPLLNTLAITDILSAKDIARGRTTLENRPNGTGAFKLVEDKPNAKTLERFDDYYRGPAKLRTMTWEFIQDSQTRLNALLAGQADVIDRVEPDQLPLIEKSDGASAISVTAPEIQSMWFRMDKDPFGSNAGLRRAFAWSLDRESMAGLVGGKATVGDSHLASGIEFRSAQEPMYSFDPERARAELARAGGPVSFELASSTGFYPKSKEICELAKQNLDEVGFDVKLTLMELAAWIDMLFGKGRPGEVFYGGWGNLTKDPDFALATLLHSPGAWTGAHDRRADALIDAGKTATEPARREQIYGELQTYFWDEYVPSVPVLYSDLSNGLRENVQGYEVYPTAVQEFWPVEIGG from the coding sequence ATGGCCGGAGCCCAGGACGACCGGGCGCGCGAGGCCCTGGAGATCGCCGGGCGCAAGCTGCGTCGCGGGGAGATCTCGCGCCGTGACTTCGCACGCCTGACCTCGATGCTCGGAATCGTCGCCGTCGCGCCGACCGCGCTCGCCGCGTGCGGCAGCAAGGCGACGACGGGCGGGGGCGGCACGACGGCGTCGGCCGGCGGCGGGGGCGGGGGCAAGGACTCGCTGCGCTTCCTCGTCGGCGAGTCGTTCTGGGCCAACTGGCATCCGTACAACCACACCGCGCAGATCGGCTTCAAGATCCAGCGCAACCTCTTCGACCGGCTCGTCGAGGTGCAGCCCGACATGAGCCTGAAGCCGGGGCTGGCGGAGTCGTGGAGACAGATCGACGCGCGCACGTGGGAGTTCAAGCTGCGCGAGGGCGTGACGTTCCACGAGGGTCAGGAGCTGACCGCCGAGGACGTGAAGGCGTCGGTCCAGCTCGCCTCGGGCTTCGACGGCGACAAGAAGCAGCCGCTCGCGATGGCGGCGACGTGGGGCGTCCCGCACAAGGGCGAGGTCGTCGACAGACTGACCGTCCGCCTGACCGGCGAGAAGCCGTTCGGTCCGCTGCTGAACACGCTCGCGATCACCGACATCCTCTCCGCGAAGGACATCGCGCGAGGCAGAACGACGCTCGAGAATCGGCCCAACGGCACCGGCGCCTTCAAGCTCGTCGAGGACAAGCCGAACGCGAAGACGCTGGAGCGCTTCGACGACTACTACCGCGGTCCGGCGAAGCTGAGGACGATGACGTGGGAGTTCATCCAGGACTCCCAAACGCGCCTCAACGCGCTGCTCGCGGGGCAGGCCGACGTGATCGACCGCGTCGAGCCCGATCAGCTGCCGTTGATCGAGAAGAGCGACGGGGCGTCCGCGATCTCCGTCACCGCGCCCGAGATCCAGTCGATGTGGTTCCGGATGGACAAGGATCCGTTCGGCTCCAACGCCGGCCTGCGCAGAGCGTTCGCGTGGTCCCTGGACCGCGAGTCGATGGCCGGCCTCGTCGGCGGCAAGGCGACCGTCGGCGACTCGCATCTCGCGAGTGGGATCGAGTTCCGCTCCGCGCAGGAGCCGATGTACTCGTTCGACCCTGAGCGCGCCAGAGCGGAGCTGGCGAGAGCCGGGGGTCCGGTGAGCTTCGAGCTGGCCAGCTCGACCGGCTTCTACCCGAAGTCGAAGGAGATCTGTGAGCTGGCGAAGCAGAACCTCGACGAGGTCGGCTTCGACGTCAAGCTGACCCTGATGGAGCTGGCGGCGTGGATCGACATGCTGTTCGGCAAGGGCAGACCCGGCGAGGTCTTCTACGGCGGCTGGGGCAATCTCACGAAGGACCCCGACTTCGCGCTCGCGACGCTGCTGCACTCGCCCGGCGCGTGGACCGGCGCGCACGACAGAAGAGCCGACGCGCTGATCGACGCCGGCAAGACGGCGACCGAGCCGGCCAGACGCGAGCAGATCTACGGCGAGCTGCAGACGTACTTCTGGGACGAGTACGTGCCGTCGGTCCCGGTCCTCTACAGCGACTTGTCCAACGGGCTGCGCGAGAACGTGCAGGGGTACGAGGTCTACCCGACCGCCGTGCAGGAGTTCTGGCCGGTGGAGATCGGCGGGTGA
- a CDS encoding ABC transporter permease: MSPGARRFLLRRVAQAAFVIFGVACVTFLVLRLVPGDPARLMVPPGSSEETVQQIRERLGTDDPLLSQFWSYLQGLVQGDLGESFRHERPVLELVLEAIPATLMLAMTTLVFALLVAVPLGIAAAARPGGLLDRFTLVVSMVGQSLPNFWIGVMLVLLFAVERQWFPAIGNEGPKAYVLPTITLSAVLIAALLRTVRQSMMEALHEDYVRTARAKGVPQHRILLVHALKNASLPLVTVLGLQIGFVFGAAFVVELIFNWPGVGLLTLQAIETRDFPVVQGVVMVVATVFVLANLLVDVAYAYLNPRVRLGLEA; the protein is encoded by the coding sequence GTGAGCCCAGGCGCTCGACGGTTCCTCCTGCGCCGCGTGGCGCAGGCGGCGTTCGTGATCTTCGGCGTGGCGTGCGTCACGTTCCTCGTGCTGCGGCTCGTGCCCGGCGATCCCGCGCGGCTGATGGTCCCGCCCGGCAGCTCGGAGGAGACGGTGCAGCAGATCCGCGAGCGGCTCGGCACCGACGACCCGCTGCTGAGCCAGTTCTGGTCCTACCTCCAGGGGCTCGTCCAGGGCGACCTCGGCGAGTCGTTCCGGCACGAGCGGCCGGTGCTCGAGCTCGTGCTGGAGGCGATCCCCGCGACGCTGATGCTGGCGATGACGACGCTCGTCTTCGCGCTGCTCGTCGCGGTCCCGCTCGGGATCGCCGCCGCGGCGCGACCGGGCGGCCTGCTCGACCGCTTCACGCTCGTCGTCTCGATGGTCGGGCAGTCGCTGCCGAACTTCTGGATCGGCGTGATGCTCGTGCTGCTGTTCGCCGTCGAGCGGCAGTGGTTCCCCGCGATCGGCAACGAGGGGCCGAAGGCGTATGTACTTCCGACGATCACGCTCTCGGCCGTGCTGATCGCCGCGCTGCTGCGGACGGTGCGCCAGTCGATGATGGAGGCGCTGCACGAGGACTACGTGCGGACCGCGCGCGCCAAGGGCGTGCCGCAGCACCGCATCCTGCTCGTGCACGCGCTCAAGAACGCGTCGCTGCCGCTCGTGACGGTGCTCGGCCTGCAGATCGGCTTCGTCTTCGGCGCCGCCTTCGTCGTCGAGCTGATCTTCAACTGGCCGGGCGTCGGGCTGCTGACGCTGCAGGCGATCGAGACGCGCGACTTCCCCGTCGTCCAGGGCGTCGTGATGGTCGTCGCGACCGTCTTCGTGCTCGCGAACCTGCTCGTCGACGTCGCCTACGCCTACCTCAACCCGCGCGTGCGACTCGGGCTGGAGGCATGA
- a CDS encoding dipeptide/oligopeptide/nickel ABC transporter permease/ATP-binding protein, whose translation MRRLRRPSVVLGLAIVTLLLLCTLFAGLLAPHDPNAIAPSEKFLPPAWEEGGDASYLLGTDQLGRDVLSRLIYGARTSLMIAGVAVVLAAAFGIAMGMLSGFYRGWVDTVIMRLADVQLAFPFILLALAILAVSDTKSAIRIIFVLAIADWVIHARVVRSRVLVEREKEYVRGARALGASNARIMLRYILPSVLPTALVIALIELAVLMLLESILAFLGLGIDPPAVSWGTVLADGRENVAIAWWMLVFPGMAIFLAVLAMNLVADGLADVLDPRLKLTGRFARGAARKRERPVVPVAGGSPLVAGAVADASADPPLLAVAGLRVEFPTDDGPVVQAVQDVSFSLRAGERVGIVGESGSGKSVSALAIMGLLDAPGRVAAGSVRLRGRELLDCSERELNKVRGRELGMIFQDPGSSLNPVFKIGWQVAEAIELHQECGKGEARRRAIEALRLVNIRDPERVADCYPFEVSGGMQQRVMIAMALSCRPGVLIADEPTTALDVTTQAQILRELDALVDELDTGVVLITHDLGVVAEFTDRTIVMYAGSVCESGPTEQLIAEPRHPYTRALLDAVRELEGEEGVAETVRGEPLDPRDRPPGCPFAPRCPLAMDVCREQAPRLVGEDGEDGERAVACFAANPEEVSPHEHAARR comes from the coding sequence ATGCGCCGCCTGCGTCGCCCGTCCGTCGTGCTCGGGCTCGCGATCGTCACGCTGCTGCTGCTCTGCACGCTGTTCGCGGGGCTGCTCGCGCCGCACGACCCGAACGCGATCGCCCCGAGCGAGAAGTTCCTGCCGCCGGCGTGGGAGGAGGGCGGCGACGCCTCCTACCTGCTCGGCACCGACCAGCTCGGCCGCGACGTGCTGAGCCGCCTGATCTACGGCGCGCGCACGTCGCTGATGATCGCCGGCGTCGCCGTCGTGCTGGCTGCGGCGTTCGGGATCGCGATGGGGATGCTGTCGGGCTTCTACCGCGGCTGGGTCGACACCGTGATCATGCGGCTCGCCGACGTCCAGCTGGCGTTCCCGTTCATCCTGCTGGCGCTCGCGATCCTCGCCGTCTCGGACACGAAGTCGGCGATCCGGATCATCTTCGTGCTGGCGATCGCCGACTGGGTGATCCACGCGCGCGTCGTGCGCAGCCGCGTGCTCGTCGAGCGCGAGAAGGAGTACGTGCGCGGAGCGCGCGCGCTCGGCGCCTCGAACGCGCGCATCATGCTGCGCTACATCCTGCCGAGCGTGCTGCCGACCGCGCTCGTGATCGCGTTGATCGAGCTGGCGGTGCTGATGCTGCTGGAGTCGATCCTCGCGTTCCTCGGGCTCGGCATCGACCCGCCCGCCGTCTCGTGGGGCACGGTCCTCGCGGACGGGCGCGAGAACGTCGCGATCGCCTGGTGGATGCTCGTCTTCCCCGGCATGGCGATCTTCCTCGCGGTGCTGGCGATGAACCTCGTCGCCGACGGCCTCGCCGACGTGCTCGACCCGCGGCTGAAGCTGACGGGCCGGTTCGCGCGCGGCGCGGCGCGCAAGCGGGAGCGGCCGGTCGTGCCGGTCGCCGGCGGCTCGCCGCTCGTCGCGGGCGCCGTCGCCGACGCGTCGGCCGACCCGCCGCTGCTCGCGGTCGCGGGCCTGCGGGTCGAGTTCCCGACCGACGACGGCCCGGTCGTGCAGGCGGTGCAGGACGTCTCGTTCTCGCTGCGTGCCGGCGAGCGGGTCGGGATCGTCGGCGAGAGCGGCTCGGGCAAGTCGGTCTCGGCGCTCGCGATCATGGGGCTGCTCGACGCGCCCGGCCGCGTCGCGGCCGGCTCGGTGCGGCTGCGCGGCCGCGAGCTGCTCGACTGCTCCGAGCGCGAGCTGAACAAGGTCCGCGGCCGCGAGCTGGGGATGATCTTCCAGGATCCGGGCTCGTCGCTGAACCCGGTCTTCAAGATCGGCTGGCAGGTCGCCGAGGCGATCGAGCTGCACCAGGAGTGCGGGAAGGGCGAGGCGCGCAGACGCGCGATCGAGGCGCTGCGGCTCGTCAACATCCGCGATCCCGAGCGTGTCGCCGACTGCTACCCGTTCGAGGTCTCGGGCGGGATGCAGCAGCGCGTGATGATCGCGATGGCGCTGTCGTGCCGGCCGGGCGTGCTGATCGCCGACGAGCCGACGACGGCGCTCGACGTGACGACGCAAGCGCAGATCCTGCGCGAGCTGGACGCGCTCGTGGACGAGCTGGACACCGGCGTCGTGCTGATCACGCACGACCTCGGCGTCGTCGCCGAGTTCACCGACCGCACGATCGTGATGTACGCCGGCAGCGTCTGCGAGTCGGGGCCGACTGAGCAGCTGATCGCCGAGCCGCGCCACCCCTACACGCGCGCGCTGCTCGACGCCGTGCGCGAGCTGGAGGGCGAGGAGGGCGTCGCTGAGACGGTTCGCGGCGAGCCGCTGGACCCGCGCGACCGGCCGCCGGGCTGTCCGTTCGCGCCGCGCTGCCCGCTGGCGATGGACGTCTGCCGCGAGCAGGCGCCGCGCCTGGTCGGCGAGGACGGCGAGGACGGCGAGCGCGCGGTCGCGTGCTTCGCCGCGAACCCCGAGGAGGTGAGCCCGCATGAGCACGCTGCGCGTCGATGA
- a CDS encoding oligopeptide/dipeptide ABC transporter ATP-binding protein → MSTLRVDEVVKEYPLRGGGLRGRGGAGRATSLRAVAGVSFAVAEGTTFGLVGESGCGKSTLSRIVLGLDAPTAGHVEACGEDPATLGRAALKAWRRKVQIVAQDPAGALPARMRVGRIVEEPWRVHGVTPEGGRADRAAELLAQVGLPRRHAGAFPHELSGGQRQRVVIARALALEPRLVVCDEPVSALDVSVQAQVLELLRGLQADRGLTYLFISHDLGVVKHMADEIGVMYRGAMVERGAAAEVYARPRHPYTRELLDAIPSIRRAGRRRSAAPVPAAAAAQEAEAPGAPLAPGAAAPQPDAAEQGCPYRGRCALAVERCAVEAPQPREIEPGRWSACHRAEEVA, encoded by the coding sequence ATGAGCACGCTGCGCGTCGATGAGGTCGTGAAGGAGTACCCGCTGCGCGGCGGCGGTCTGCGCGGGCGGGGCGGCGCCGGGCGGGCCACGTCACTGCGCGCCGTCGCCGGGGTCTCGTTCGCGGTGGCGGAGGGGACGACCTTCGGCCTCGTCGGCGAGTCCGGCTGCGGCAAGTCGACGCTGTCGCGGATCGTGCTCGGCCTCGACGCGCCGACCGCCGGCCACGTCGAGGCGTGCGGGGAGGACCCCGCGACGCTCGGCCGCGCCGCGTTGAAGGCGTGGCGGCGGAAGGTGCAGATCGTCGCGCAGGACCCGGCCGGCGCGCTGCCGGCGCGGATGCGCGTCGGGCGGATCGTCGAGGAGCCGTGGCGCGTCCACGGCGTCACGCCGGAGGGCGGGCGCGCGGACCGCGCGGCCGAGCTGCTGGCGCAGGTCGGCCTGCCGAGACGGCACGCCGGCGCGTTCCCGCACGAGCTGTCGGGCGGGCAGCGCCAGCGCGTCGTGATCGCGCGGGCGCTGGCGCTGGAGCCGCGGCTGGTCGTCTGCGACGAGCCGGTCTCCGCGCTCGACGTCTCGGTCCAGGCGCAGGTGCTGGAGCTGCTCCGCGGCCTGCAAGCGGACCGCGGTCTCACCTACCTCTTCATCTCGCACGACCTCGGCGTCGTCAAGCACATGGCGGACGAGATCGGCGTGATGTACCGCGGGGCGATGGTGGAACGGGGCGCGGCCGCTGAGGTCTACGCGCGGCCGCGCCACCCGTACACGCGCGAGCTGCTCGACGCGATCCCCTCGATCCGGCGAGCCGGCCGGCGGCGGTCCGCAGCGCCCGTGCCCGCAGCCGCTGCGGCCCAGGAGGCGGAGGCCCCCGGCGCGCCGCTCGCCCCCGGCGCCGCCGCTCCCCAGCCGGACGCCGCCGAGCAGGGCTGCCCCTACCGCGGGCGCTGCGCGCTGGCGGTCGAGCGCTGCGCGGTGGAGGCGCCGCAGCCGCGCGAGATCGAACCGGGCCGCTGGTCGGCGTGCCACCGCGCGGAGGAGGTCGCATGA
- a CDS encoding Gfo/Idh/MocA family protein, which produces MSAPVAFAVIGAGFMGERWARVLGEHAGARVAVVADPDAARGAALAERCGARHVADAAEGASAPGVDAVVVCTPEHLHLDASLATLRAGRPLAVEKPLAHTAEQAEEIAAHAERAAVPVLAAHVLRFEPRYAAVKAAIARGEIGRVLAVRQERIGVAADRARLSARTTAALYYASHELDLARWYAGPLEAVHGAGDPAELLSGTLRFAGGAHGTIQVGWCLPDRTPGFGLAGVTVIGEHGVLRVTQGDSGLLAVGADGQLDADTAWAPELHGRLGGALAREADHFVAVAAGEQEPLCTAADGAAAVRASLALEASAGTGSTIQITTPPRRETGSPEETGVS; this is translated from the coding sequence ATGAGCGCCCCCGTCGCGTTCGCCGTGATCGGCGCCGGCTTCATGGGCGAGCGGTGGGCGCGGGTGCTGGGCGAGCACGCCGGCGCGCGCGTCGCGGTCGTCGCCGATCCGGACGCGGCGCGGGGCGCGGCGCTGGCCGAGCGCTGCGGCGCACGGCACGTCGCCGACGCGGCCGAGGGCGCCAGCGCGCCGGGCGTCGACGCGGTCGTCGTCTGCACGCCCGAGCATCTGCACCTCGACGCGTCGCTCGCGACGCTGCGCGCCGGCCGGCCGCTCGCGGTCGAGAAGCCGCTCGCGCACACCGCGGAGCAGGCGGAGGAGATCGCCGCGCACGCGGAGCGCGCCGCGGTCCCGGTCCTCGCCGCGCACGTCCTGCGCTTCGAGCCGCGCTACGCGGCCGTCAAGGCGGCGATCGCGCGCGGCGAGATCGGCCGGGTGCTGGCCGTCCGCCAGGAGCGGATCGGCGTCGCCGCCGACCGCGCGCGGCTGAGCGCCCGCACGACGGCCGCGCTCTACTACGCCTCCCACGAGCTCGACCTCGCGCGCTGGTACGCCGGCCCGCTCGAAGCGGTCCACGGCGCCGGCGATCCCGCCGAGCTGCTGTCCGGCACGCTCCGCTTCGCCGGCGGCGCCCACGGCACGATCCAGGTCGGCTGGTGCCTGCCCGACCGCACGCCCGGCTTCGGCCTCGCCGGCGTGACCGTGATCGGCGAGCACGGGGTGCTGCGCGTCACGCAGGGCGACAGCGGCCTGCTGGCCGTCGGCGCCGACGGCCAGCTCGACGCCGACACGGCCTGGGCGCCCGAGCTGCACGGCCGCCTCGGCGGCGCGCTCGCGCGCGAGGCCGACCACTTCGTGGCCGTCGCCGCAGGGGAGCAGGAGCCCCTCTGCACGGCGGCCGACGGAGCCGCCGCGGTGCGAGCGAGTCTCGCGCTGGAGGCGTCCGCAGGGACCGGATCGACGATCCAGATCACGACCCCGCCTCGGCGCGAGACGGGGTCACCAGAGGAGACAGGAGTCAGTTAG
- a CDS encoding CRTAC1 family protein, with the protein MRCKAVLAAALAAAAIAPAAAQAAQPPIALTETTRATGLWDPLLGMYAHAALAGDVNDDGWTDVVVGTFGDRPDSDYTVRDSPGRAPDRLLLGGPGGFRADPDFPSFTARTTGGAIVDLDGDGDNDVVLSRNGVERAVDPTGVYSTPSMVLRNDGGRFTVAQELFARRTMRHVGVLDYDADGDLDLFFVNDRYYGRESSVLLRNDGGLSFTDVTAETGLPASGLTGLAVSTADLTGDSQPDLLVSGSRRSEPRSAGVLESGAARIFVNRDGRFVETDASAFHFRTLSTSDESGGVAVGDLNRDGRPDLVLGQHVAGTPASNPILADGQAIRVYLHEGIGPDGGPRYREIGSEIGLGLVHTRAPHVQLEDMDDDGWLDIVAATSVGDGTRPAVFRGLGVEGGLPRFENPAGLARAERTTPPEQSGWEALGMYRYWGTGTTLDYDRDGRMDVLLAEWFPDLPSRLMRNDSGSRWPLLRNRWLNVETTAPAAGVGAQVDVYKAGRAGDPRALLGSRPIVASTGYAGGVEPRVHFGLGRRLLVDVKVTLPNDGGVRTHRFVPANRTLRVR; encoded by the coding sequence ATGCGATGCAAGGCAGTGCTGGCGGCCGCGCTTGCGGCCGCCGCGATCGCCCCTGCCGCGGCACAGGCCGCGCAGCCCCCGATCGCGCTGACCGAGACGACGAGAGCGACCGGTCTGTGGGATCCCCTGCTCGGCATGTACGCGCACGCCGCGCTCGCCGGCGACGTCAACGACGACGGTTGGACCGACGTCGTCGTCGGCACGTTCGGCGACCGGCCCGACAGCGACTACACCGTGCGCGACTCTCCCGGCCGCGCGCCCGACCGGCTGCTGCTCGGCGGCCCCGGCGGCTTCAGAGCCGACCCGGACTTCCCGTCGTTCACCGCCCGCACGACGGGCGGCGCGATCGTCGACCTCGACGGTGACGGCGACAACGACGTCGTGCTGTCGCGCAACGGCGTCGAGCGCGCCGTCGACCCGACTGGCGTGTACTCGACGCCGTCGATGGTCCTGCGCAACGACGGCGGCAGATTCACCGTCGCGCAGGAGCTGTTCGCGAGACGGACGATGCGCCACGTCGGCGTGCTCGACTACGACGCCGACGGCGACCTCGACCTGTTCTTCGTGAACGACCGCTACTACGGCAGAGAGTCGAGCGTCCTGCTGCGCAACGACGGCGGCCTCAGCTTCACCGACGTCACAGCGGAGACGGGCCTGCCGGCGAGCGGTCTCACCGGGCTGGCGGTCTCGACCGCCGACCTGACGGGCGACTCGCAGCCGGACCTGCTCGTCTCCGGCTCGCGCCGCAGCGAGCCGCGGTCGGCCGGCGTGCTGGAGTCCGGCGCGGCGCGGATCTTCGTCAACAGGGACGGCAGATTCGTGGAGACCGACGCGAGCGCGTTCCACTTCAGAACGCTCTCCACCAGCGACGAGTCCGGCGGCGTCGCCGTCGGCGACCTCAACCGCGACGGTCGCCCTGACCTCGTGCTCGGCCAGCACGTCGCCGGGACGCCGGCGTCGAACCCGATCCTCGCCGACGGGCAGGCGATTCGCGTCTACCTGCACGAGGGCATCGGTCCGGACGGCGGGCCGCGCTACCGGGAGATCGGCTCCGAGATCGGACTCGGCCTCGTCCACACGCGCGCACCGCACGTCCAGCTGGAGGACATGGACGACGACGGCTGGCTCGACATCGTCGCGGCGACCTCGGTCGGCGACGGCACGCGACCGGCGGTCTTCCGCGGCCTCGGCGTCGAGGGCGGGCTGCCGCGGTTCGAGAACCCGGCCGGCCTCGCGAGAGCCGAGCGCACGACGCCGCCGGAGCAGTCCGGCTGGGAGGCGCTCGGCATGTACCGCTACTGGGGCACCGGCACGACGCTCGACTACGACAGGGACGGCCGCATGGACGTCCTGCTCGCCGAGTGGTTCCCGGACCTGCCCTCGCGTCTGATGCGCAACGACTCCGGCTCGCGCTGGCCGCTGCTGCGCAACCGCTGGCTGAACGTCGAGACGACGGCCCCGGCCGCCGGCGTCGGCGCGCAGGTCGACGTCTACAAGGCCGGCCGCGCCGGCGACCCGCGCGCGCTGCTCGGCTCGCGCCCGATCGTGGCGAGCACCGGCTACGCCGGCGGAGTCGAGCCGCGCGTCCACTTCGGCCTCGGCCGGCGCCTGCTCGTCGACGTGAAGGTGACGCTGCCGAACGACGGCGGCGTGCGCACCCATCGCTTCGTTCCCGCAAACCGGACGCTGCGCGTCCGCTGA